A single window of Sphingobacterium sp. ML3W DNA harbors:
- a CDS encoding IPExxxVDY family protein, producing the protein MNNKTILKWDLEFDAELDFVLIAISCPLKDYRLCHFINKMTLLNFVRGKEDKYDHNQKIKQKPEEELEYHTIFDSSKKTTQHFTTFWYINTKFQTEFYLINNKSIEGSLLIPEHPNFDYFIIIKNYIDEDDLDRIIKNINKIPEVVFVKEISPKILKSKENLIF; encoded by the coding sequence TTGAATAACAAAACGATACTAAAATGGGACCTAGAATTTGATGCAGAATTAGACTTCGTGCTCATTGCTATTTCATGTCCTTTGAAAGATTATCGCCTCTGTCACTTTATTAATAAAATGACCCTACTGAATTTCGTCAGGGGGAAGGAGGATAAATATGATCATAATCAAAAAATAAAGCAAAAACCGGAGGAAGAATTAGAATATCATACTATTTTTGACTCCAGCAAGAAGACAACGCAGCACTTCACGACCTTTTGGTATATCAACACCAAATTTCAAACGGAATTCTATTTAATCAACAACAAAAGTATTGAGGGAAGTCTTCTAATACCTGAACATCCCAATTTTGATTATTTTATAATCATAAAAAATTATATCGATGAAGATGACCTAGATCGAATTATAAAAAATATAAACAAAATACCTGAAGTGGTGTTTGTAAAAGAAATATCGCCAAAAATATTGAAATCTAAAGAAAATCTGATATTTTAG